acaacggtcacagctcgacacttgcagcgcactgctcaaacagaaagaaggacactcgaaaagaacgcacaggtacacacaggacgagcgcgaactaacaactgtgacggttgttacttcttcgtgtttgagtagcgtgctacaacccaacgctcttagacgtctttaaagggacactaaagaggttgaaatagtggtccagaaacctcgtagtgctacttttgtgccaaggaattaagtgcttattttgaaataaaatcacgttttagtggtccgcatcgcatcaGCGCACTtcgaatcacccgcctgaaagcggtctttctcacgtcactgttgccatgcccaacgttgcccgcctttactgcgcggcggcgtgcattggcgacgtgcaccattcgggcatccggcaacatcacatgcatgcggcattttgtcgaacgttctgtcagagcgactttcaggagcgcgcaaaacacacaaggcagtacgcgatacggaaactgccactgagacgcgaccgcgtgagcgcggcagggcgccgggcgaagcgcagttcggcgaaaacggaacctttgaaccacgtgcgccgttccccatggcaacagaaacgaacaagcagcattttattacgcctcttgatgcacggaaggttctctttttattgcagctagtttgataacgagtgattaattgtagtcggactctggcacgtcatcgggatcatttccaaaatgtcccgctcgtggcgctcatcgtgtgatacatttagcctaatttctcggtaagtagggcactgctgttgatagtattgccgttttagacgttgtcatacattgacataaactgttatttgtctttagtgtccctataaaactgtggcgcgtggaatgacccatccgggtctcctgccgcgcggtggcgttcgacgcattgtttactcggcAAATGGGCGACCTTTTAgagcgcgtctcaagggcagctttcaaactgaaggaaaatgtaggagtgttgctttaaagcgcgcccttcaggcaatctcgcgggtgTTACTACACACACTagagcacctccgagctctgcgtgcagttagcgttaaagggacactaaagagaaacaatgaattggttcagattgataaagtgtgcttggagaactcttgtgtagtttatttcaccaccataggtttattattagaggagaaaacaaagttaaaagtttcgtttttaaatttcgcgccgagctttgtaattcgtgacgtaaaaggtttcaaagagcatttagcgtattttggcgccactggctcgacgaaatttccacaaactcgttatgtcaagtctctggccccctcagaagacattttacttcgatttaaccgattaggaactacgtaggcccaagcaggcgccgtcaaaaatatgtgacgtcacggcaaatggtgcgggaattccaaggtggcgtcgccacctgtattttctttttgcgtgttttctcgcttattaagcgtcttctggcagtaagcgtggtgtttttggtatcgtggaagactactttactaatgcgagaaaaatcgttttgctctttagtgtccctttaaatggtgtatataaatagctcgccgttgttatgctaaacaatcggtggcgcgtggccgagttgtttaaagcagcgcgctgcagagcgaggggtcgcaggttccaatcccggtggcgcgcttcggaatatttttttctggtttacttttctttctcgcttttgtttatacatatatacatatccgggacatgacggcgacggcaaacaccagccgagagtgtccatataattgctatcgcaataaaaaactttcatctatttcattcataacccgtgaccttcggtgcttcttttttctgaataaatgaaTTGATCGTCATTCCCGTCGTCTTAATCGCAGAGATCGCCACCAAGGGCTACCGGTTGTGGGTGGTCATGCTGGATGCCCTGCACACAGTCTGCTTCGACAACGACGAAGAGAAGAAGGGAAGCCAATCTCCCAAAGTGAGCCAATCACGTAGGAGTTCAAGCTCAAGTAGTCGAGACAGAGACGTCACTTCCGGTGCGGGCGCCGCGTGCTCACCTGCCTCGAGACTCTACGTTCCCGAACACGCGAGAAAGCCGAGGCCAAACGGCAGCGGCCAGCGTGTGGACGAGCGCACGATGGTGAAGACTCGGCGCGCAAGCAGGACGGCGACGCGAAGGAAGAGCAGCCCTCCCAGAGTTCGGGAGAACGTGTCTGAAGGCGATGACGTCGACGACGAGGACTTCGCGGAGCCCCGTGTCAAGCGGAACAGAAGAGGAAGACCACCCAAGGCGACCAGGACGCGAGCCGGAAGGCGGACCACGTCGAAAGCGACCTCCCGAACGCGACCGGTCGTCAAGAGTCCCGCGCTCGAGGCCCTCTCAAGAGCCACGCGCAAGGCTCTCGAGGTGAGAATGGTCGTACGCATGATAACGTTACATTAATAACGGCTCCACCAAAGGTTTTGGAATGAGCCCAGAAAAAACGCCGAAAGATATCATAACGAATCGTGTTCTGTGTGCATTCTGCACGCTGTGGGATAGACCTTATCGCAGTACATTCGTCAACGGGGCCAAGGCATCCACTGTGCgtacgttaaaggggtactgacatcaattttcgaagctgagtttactctgACATACAAATCTCCTGAATACAGAGATGGTTCTTAGCAAATGTGAAGCCCGGTAAATGATGATAAGATATTTCATTTTCGCACTGAAATCGATTTTCGCATAGCGCACCTACTGGCATCGACACTATCGTGACGCcgggctacagtgtcaattctggtgactgcACGCAGCAGCCAGtatggcttgttgtgatgacgtcaggtaccaaaacattcaaaatatccgcttgtgcgtcaccaaaaacattcaaaatggctgttgtatcatcagggtacagtaggaaccgaaactagcttttaagaaTATATTGTAATCACTTTTTCAACGTGCACTCACTCTTAGCAGCACGTTTTCTAGGTTCTTGGTGTCATGGCCTttcatttgaagaaaaaaaaggctgaAAATTTTCGTGCTAGTACCCTTGTAAAGCTGAACATCAAGTAACTATTCCAGTGCCGAGCTACATTTGATGCCACGCTAAGCATATAGTGCACTGCCCTTCTCCATGCTGGTCAGTGCAAATATACGTATTATGTTACTCTTCTTAGTGACAAAAAAATCCTGTGTAATGAGAATGTTTTCGGTTTCTTGCAATAAAATCAAAGTCCATGGTTTATACGCTACCTATTTAAGTAAACCTCTTTCTCATCTGCGAAGCTTTTTTCACATCTTCCGAGTTtttcacacacacgcgcacgcgcgcgcactaGCATTCGCACACACACGCGTTTCTTGATGTATGATGGGGAAAATCAATAAGGGAAGGAAATAAGCTGAACGTCGCTCAGTATGGAAGCCACACACGCGAACTTCTATATTTAGTTACGCGGAAGCATTCTCTTAAGTTGGTGGGCATTTATGTAACCGTGAAGCGATGTCATATCCTTCAGCACTTTTCCTGGTACGTCCCGAGCATGGCGCCGAGTCATTGGCATTCCCGGAAGCAGCTTCGGTACAGTCACGCGATCGTTCATAGATAGAACCTTTTGTAAGGCATTTTGCATGCCTGCACAATCCAGAAAAGAAAATCCAGAAAAgaaaaattttctcagttgcgccgTTGGAAATGGGCCACACTTGTTTCAGTGAACCGCACTTGTAACCGTGAATCATGATAGGTATTTTCAGAATAACAAGAAAAATGTTAGTCTCGTTAACTTCACTCATACTTGTTAGGGAGACTATTTTATATATGCACCCGCCACAGTAAcctagtggttacggtgatcgAATGCTGCCGAAAAGGTCGCGGCGTCAAATcctggccgctgcggccgcatatcgctggaggcaaaatgctagaggcccgtgtactgatttaggtgcaggttaaagaaaaccagacggtcaaaatttttggatcccttcactacggcgttcctcgtaatcatatcgtggttttgagacgtaaaaccccaacgatcATAATTTTATGTTTGCCTCGTACGTTTCAAACTATTAATAAACGCCTGCAGTCGAGATGAAAACGTGGTGCCGCTTTGTATTTGTAAACTGCATACAATGGTGCTTATTTATATTTCGTCTGCACGCTCCGCAGGATTCGGCCGATTTGACCTACGACATCTGCCGCCTGAGCGGCGACTTCGAGGCGAACAGCGAGGTGGCTGGTTACTTTCCCGACCTCAACATCGCCGGCACGCACAGCCATCCTACCGACCTGCTGGCGAGGTTCGGAGGCTCACCGGAGAACAGCGGCGGGTACACCATCGTCGAATCACCGGAAGCGACATCGCAATGTGGTACGAATGTCGAGGGCAATGGCCAAGGGGATGAACCACGCAATGACACCGCTAACGGAGAAGAGGGCCGAAAAGGCCTCGATGGCTGCGACGACGAGTCTAATTCCGACACGGACCGCAGTCGGGACTCAAGTGCTCCTTCGGCGAATGCGATACACGAGGCGGAGGACACGGACACGACTTCTTCAGATGAGAGTCTAGCGGAAGGTTTAGTTCGAGTTCAGGAAGGGACCGTCGCTGAATCCGGCATAAGCGGCATTGGCAGTAAAGCTGAACTTGACCATCGAGCGACTGACACATCCATTGAAGGTGCGAAGGGCGGAGCGACGCAAGAGACGGCGCCTCCACCGAGTGCCATCCCCCTGGGCACAATAGCGACGAGCAGCCCATTCACTAGCCACAAAAGGCAAGATGCTTACTTTCAGACATCACTCGCAATGCCTCCGAGGTGTCGTTCCGTGCCTCCTCTCCACTTCGTTCCTGTCAACGTGCGGCACGCAACGAGAGACCCCTGTTCGTCTGGTTCCAGTGGCCCCGACGACAGTGACTCGAATGCCACGGCAAGCGCGGAGCCCGCCGAAGAGGTTCTTCGTTCGGCTACTTCCTTGAAGAGGGGTGAGGAAGGAACAGGTCTCGTCGAGAGTGGGGAACACATCGCTTGTGAGGCGACGACCGAGCCGGACGAGGAGTCTGAAAGACGAGAGACAAGCACGTCCCGATCAGACGGTGACATCGAAACGACGAAGGAGAGTGATTCCGACATCCTCTGCCAGGTCCTTGACGAATGCAGCGATTCTACCGCCGGCAGCAACCACGCTTCTGCCTCTGAGGATACTGAAGCGAAGGATAAGACCCCTGGGATGCTGTCGGAAGGGAGCGAAGGAGCCGTATCGGAGGCGGTGGACAGCCAGAAAACGACTCAAGAACAGGCTGGTGCATCGATTCCCGCTGGCAATGTTTCTCCCGGACGCATCCAGGCGCGGGAACGATGGATTACCAAGCTCCAGGGTGATCTGCATGGGGCCGAACAAGAGTTTTACTGCACGCTGGATAGTCCCAAGTCAAGCTTCAGCTTTTCCTCGGGATACCTGAGCGAAGATGCCTTGTCGCCGTCCATGCGATACCACAACAGCTCGAGCCCGCTTCCGCAGCTCTCTCCGTCACGCCTGTCTCCGCTTTTGCCGACGTCGTGCCAACCACCGCAGAAAGAGACGCCCCCCGTGATGGATGCGGAAGCGACTCAACCGTCGAGCGGGCAAGCAGCGGTTGATGCTGACAAGGCT
This window of the Rhipicephalus sanguineus isolate Rsan-2018 chromosome 2, BIME_Rsan_1.4, whole genome shotgun sequence genome carries:
- the LOC119381955 gene encoding uncharacterized protein LOC119381955, which gives rise to MITERVEEGAYACKEAFIADFKRMVENCAFYNGLESEIATKGYRLWVVMLDALHTVCFDNDEEKKGSQSPKVSQSRRSSSSSSRDRDVTSGAGAACSPASRLYVPEHARKPRPNGSGQRVDERTMVKTRRASRTATRRKSSPPRVRENVSEGDDVDDEDFAEPRVKRNRRGRPPKATRTRAGRRTTSKATSRTRPVVKSPALEALSRATRKALEDSADLTYDICRLSGDFEANSEVAGYFPDLNIAGTHSHPTDLLARFGGSPENSGGYTIVESPEATSQCGTNVEGNGQGDEPRNDTANGEEGRKGLDGCDDESNSDTDRSRDSSAPSANAIHEAEDTDTTSSDESLAEGLVRVQEGTVAESGISGIGSKAELDHRATDTSIEGAKGGATQETAPPPSAIPLGTIATSSPFTSHKRQDAYFQTSLAMPPRCRSVPPLHFVPVNVRHATRDPCSSGSSGPDDSDSNATASAEPAEEVLRSATSLKRGEEGTGLVESGEHIACEATTEPDEESERRETSTSRSDGDIETTKESDSDILCQVLDECSDSTAGSNHASASEDTEAKDKTPGMLSEGSEGAVSEAVDSQKTTQEQAGASIPAGNVSPGRIQARERWITKLQGDLHGAEQEFYCTLDSPKSSFSFSSGYLSEDALSPSMRYHNSSSPLPQLSPSRLSPLLPTSCQPPQKETPPVMDAEATQPSSGQAAVDADKAPPTDAASTRQCSSPDQPLPPEPMTQPPSPPFGAPTPLQKISALVADIPSSTNAYDGAGFPSPLAPPTTSASVTCGGSDDHRRDGRDGTAFRPTYSNAGHTTAGLRLTSSSSYIARPVPTQPHPTGVQKPPCTQEPIAYFIPAGGGHFQPVPIQQVARPSVEGGAGTAAVYDWPGGMGAPLQWGLPRIIYYPAELAGHAPQALFLPDLSPEAQRNALTSAPWLRKHRTPDYNTHLHQFQPAAHVSHYTSGVRTANCVTVTTTPTSATQTSSPAQKARTLVARSAASMTWHQQQQQQQQHRAYATHYQMAQPLMVTSAGQLHPLAEALYRQQR